The Streptomyces sp. NBC_00344 genome includes a window with the following:
- a CDS encoding bifunctional [glutamine synthetase] adenylyltransferase/[glutamine synthetase]-adenylyl-L-tyrosine phosphorylase, whose translation MTVPGRKGSMFTRLLRHGFTDPSAAERLLDTPELSAVRHDPVLLDALGATADPDLALLGLVRMVESQQLDERQTLLDTVVAAKPLRDRLFGVLGASEALGDHLARHPHDWHALVTYETADLHPGIPEFERGLADATDSVSLRIAYRRCLLAIAARDVCGTTDVRQTAAELADLATATLRAALSIASTAAPDDAALCRLAVVAMGKCGGHELNYVSDVDVIFLAEPADHSGSGDSETETRAVQSATRLAAHMMRICSETNIEGTIWPVDANLRPEGRNGPLVRTLSSHLAYYERWAKTWEFQALLKARAVAGDVTLGKEYVEAVRPMVWQASERENFVADAQKMRRRVVDNIPPALVERELKLGPGGLRDVEFAVQLLQLVHGRSDATLRSGNTLDALDSLAAGGYVGRADAAQLDDAYRFLRAMEHRIQLYRLRRTHLVPESEVDLRRLGRSMGLRTDPVAELTRAWKRHAAVVRRLHEKLFYRPLLDAVAQLAPGENRLSPKAAGQRLEALGYADPVAALRHLEALSSGVSRKAAIQRTLLPVLLGWFADSADPDAGLLGFRKVSDALGKTPWYLRLLRDEGAAAENLARVLSGGRLAPDLLLRAPEAVALLGATGGLETRSRANLEQEVMSAVGRAETPEGAVASARGVRRRELFRTAAADLIGSYGTEESPVEADRGTLVDRVGNAVTDLNAATIAGALRAAVRAQWGDTLPTRFTVIGMGRFGGHELSYGSDADVLFVHSPRDGVDDQEASRAANSVVAEMRRLLQLPTADPPLLIDPDLRPEGKTGPLVRTLASYAAYYRRWSRVWESQALLRAEPMAGDDDLGAAFIELIDPLRYPVEGLGDEAVREIRRLKARMESERMPRGADPTLHAKLGRGGLSDVEWTVQLLQMQHGWEIPGLRTTRTRSALAAAHAAGLLPTEDAQTLDEAWVLASRVRNAVMLVRGRAGDTFPSDGRELAAVGRYLGYEAGHVGDMLDDYRRLTRRARAVMEERFYGG comes from the coding sequence ATGACGGTGCCGGGGCGCAAGGGCAGTATGTTCACGCGGTTGCTCCGGCACGGTTTCACCGATCCGTCGGCCGCCGAGCGGCTCCTCGACACCCCGGAGCTCTCGGCCGTCCGCCACGATCCCGTACTGCTCGACGCGCTCGGCGCCACAGCGGACCCCGACCTGGCGCTGCTGGGACTGGTCCGGATGGTCGAGTCGCAGCAGCTGGACGAGCGGCAGACGCTACTGGACACGGTGGTCGCCGCCAAACCGCTGCGGGACCGGCTGTTCGGGGTGCTCGGCGCCTCCGAGGCGCTGGGCGACCATCTTGCGCGGCACCCCCACGACTGGCACGCCCTGGTCACCTATGAGACGGCCGATCTGCACCCCGGAATCCCCGAGTTCGAGCGGGGCCTCGCCGATGCCACCGACTCGGTGTCGCTGCGGATCGCCTACCGGCGGTGTCTGCTGGCCATCGCGGCCCGCGACGTGTGCGGCACGACCGATGTCAGGCAGACCGCCGCCGAACTGGCCGATCTGGCGACCGCCACCCTCCGCGCGGCCCTGTCGATCGCGTCCACAGCCGCACCCGATGATGCGGCCCTGTGCCGTCTCGCGGTCGTCGCGATGGGCAAATGCGGTGGGCACGAGCTCAACTACGTCTCCGACGTGGACGTCATCTTCCTCGCCGAGCCGGCCGACCACAGCGGCAGCGGCGACAGCGAAACCGAGACCAGGGCGGTCCAGTCGGCCACCCGGCTCGCCGCGCACATGATGCGCATCTGCTCGGAGACGAACATCGAGGGCACCATCTGGCCGGTGGACGCCAATCTGCGTCCCGAGGGCCGCAACGGCCCCCTGGTGCGGACCCTCTCCAGCCACCTCGCGTACTACGAGCGCTGGGCCAAGACCTGGGAGTTCCAGGCGCTGCTCAAGGCGCGGGCCGTCGCCGGAGACGTCACGCTGGGCAAGGAGTACGTCGAAGCGGTCAGGCCAATGGTCTGGCAGGCGTCCGAGCGGGAGAACTTCGTGGCCGACGCGCAGAAGATGCGCCGCCGGGTCGTCGACAACATCCCCCCGGCCCTGGTCGAGCGTGAGCTCAAGCTCGGCCCCGGTGGGCTGCGCGACGTCGAGTTCGCCGTCCAGCTGCTCCAGCTGGTGCACGGTCGCAGCGACGCCACACTGCGCAGCGGGAACACCCTGGACGCGCTGGACTCCCTTGCCGCCGGTGGATACGTGGGCCGCGCCGACGCGGCGCAGCTGGACGACGCCTACCGCTTCCTGCGCGCCATGGAGCACCGCATCCAGCTGTACCGGCTCCGGCGCACCCATCTCGTGCCGGAGAGCGAGGTGGATCTGCGCCGGCTCGGACGGTCGATGGGCCTGCGCACCGACCCGGTCGCCGAGCTCACCAGGGCCTGGAAGCGCCATGCCGCGGTGGTGCGCAGGCTGCACGAGAAGCTGTTCTACCGTCCGCTGCTCGACGCGGTCGCCCAGCTGGCGCCGGGCGAGAACAGGCTCAGTCCCAAGGCCGCGGGACAGCGCCTTGAGGCGCTCGGCTACGCCGATCCGGTCGCCGCTCTGCGTCATCTGGAGGCGCTGTCCTCCGGGGTCTCCCGTAAGGCCGCCATCCAGCGCACCCTGCTCCCGGTACTGCTCGGCTGGTTCGCGGACTCCGCCGACCCGGACGCCGGTCTGCTCGGTTTCCGCAAGGTCTCCGACGCGCTGGGCAAGACCCCCTGGTATCTGCGGCTGCTCCGGGACGAGGGCGCCGCAGCCGAGAACCTCGCACGCGTGCTGTCCGGGGGCCGGCTGGCCCCCGACCTGCTGCTGCGTGCCCCCGAGGCGGTCGCGCTGCTCGGCGCGACCGGCGGCCTCGAGACGCGCAGCCGCGCGAACCTGGAGCAGGAGGTGATGTCCGCCGTGGGGCGGGCGGAGACCCCCGAAGGCGCCGTCGCGTCGGCGCGCGGGGTGCGCCGCAGGGAGCTGTTCCGTACGGCGGCCGCCGACCTGATCGGTTCGTACGGCACCGAGGAGAGCCCGGTGGAGGCGGACCGCGGCACGCTGGTGGACCGGGTCGGCAACGCCGTCACCGACCTGAACGCGGCCACCATCGCGGGCGCCCTGCGGGCAGCGGTGCGCGCGCAGTGGGGCGACACACTGCCGACCCGGTTCACGGTCATCGGCATGGGCCGCTTCGGCGGCCACGAGCTGAGCTACGGCTCCGACGCCGATGTGCTCTTCGTGCACTCACCCAGGGACGGTGTGGACGACCAGGAGGCGAGCCGTGCGGCGAACTCGGTCGTCGCGGAGATGCGCAGGCTGCTCCAGCTGCCGACGGCCGATCCGCCCCTGCTGATCGACCCGGATCTGCGTCCTGAGGGCAAGACCGGCCCGCTGGTGCGCACCCTCGCCTCGTACGCCGCCTACTACCGGCGCTGGTCGCGGGTCTGGGAGAGCCAGGCACTGCTGCGGGCCGAGCCGATGGCAGGCGACGACGATCTCGGCGCGGCCTTCATCGAGCTGATCGATCCGCTCCGGTACCCGGTCGAGGGGCTCGGCGACGAGGCGGTGCGGGAGATCCGCCGGCTCAAGGCCCGGATGGAGTCGGAACGGATGCCGCGCGGCGCCGACCCGACGCTGCACGCCAAGCTGGGCCGGGGCGGTCTGAGCGACGTCGAGTGGACGGTTCAGCTGCTGCAGATGCAGCACGGCTGGGAGATCCCCGGTCTGCGCACCACCCGCACGCGTTCCGCCCTGGCCGCGGCCCATGCGGCCGGGCTGCTGCCCACCGAGGACGCCCAGACACTGGACGAGGCGTGGGTCCTGGCCTCCCGGGTGCGGAACGCGGTGATGCTGGTGCGGGGACGGGCCGGGGACACGTTCCCGTCCGACGGGCGGGAGCTCGCAGCGGTCGGGCGGTATCTGGGGTACGAGGCGGGGCACGTGGGAGACATGCTCGACGACTACCGGCGGCTCACCCGGCGGGCCAGGGCGGTCATGGAGGAGCGGTTCTACGGTGGCTGA
- a CDS encoding phosphatase PAP2 family protein, whose amino-acid sequence MGETTVKTQEARKDTESPVVTQGTAASVIGRLRSPRRPRIWFEILLIAASYWVYSLIRNAVPEQRSTALRNADWVWSAENSLGLGFEQSVNHAVNSVTWLIVSMNYYYATLHFIMTIGVLIWLFRSHPGRYAAARLALFATTVVALAGYYLFPLAPPRLMNGTHFIDTVMVHDTWGSMASGNLKNMSNQYAAMPSMHIGWSLWCGLIIFALASTPWAKILGLLYPAATLLVIVSTANHYWLDAVGGMLCLSFGVALSYAWYGALPHRLPRVPVRRARTPAAAPAPAAAPAPAPDGTGPEGQEPERARPGGQAPGREHPVAVRARKTAQDTGRA is encoded by the coding sequence ATGGGTGAAACGACCGTGAAGACACAGGAAGCCCGTAAGGACACCGAGTCACCCGTCGTGACCCAGGGGACAGCCGCGTCCGTCATCGGCCGTCTCCGTTCCCCCCGCCGTCCGCGTATCTGGTTCGAAATCCTGCTGATCGCGGCGAGTTACTGGGTCTACTCACTGATCCGCAACGCTGTTCCCGAGCAGCGCTCGACCGCTCTGCGCAACGCGGACTGGGTCTGGAGCGCCGAGAACTCGCTGGGCCTCGGGTTCGAGCAGAGTGTCAATCACGCGGTGAATTCGGTGACATGGCTGATCGTGTCGATGAACTACTACTACGCGACACTCCACTTCATCATGACCATCGGCGTCCTGATCTGGCTTTTCCGCTCCCATCCCGGCCGTTACGCGGCGGCGCGTCTCGCGTTGTTCGCCACGACCGTGGTGGCTCTGGCCGGGTACTACCTCTTCCCGCTGGCGCCGCCGAGACTGATGAACGGCACCCACTTCATCGACACGGTCATGGTGCACGACACCTGGGGCTCGATGGCGTCGGGCAACCTGAAGAACATGTCGAACCAGTACGCGGCCATGCCGTCGATGCACATCGGCTGGTCGCTGTGGTGCGGTCTGATCATCTTCGCCCTGGCCTCCACACCGTGGGCGAAGATTCTCGGACTGCTGTACCCGGCGGCGACGCTGCTGGTCATCGTGTCCACGGCGAACCACTACTGGCTGGACGCGGTGGGCGGGATGCTGTGCCTGTCGTTCGGGGTGGCGCTCTCCTACGCGTGGTACGGGGCACTGCCCCACCGCCTGCCGCGCGTCCCGGTGCGGCGGGCCCGGACTCCGGCAGCGGCGCCCGCTCCGGCCGCGGCTCCGGCACCCGCTCCGGACGGTACGGGGCCGGAGGGCCAGGAGCCGGAGCGTGCGAGGCCGGGGGGCCAGGCCCCCGGTCGGGAGCACCCCGTCGCCGTACGGGCCCGTAAGACCGCGCAGGACACCGGCAGGGCCTGA
- a CDS encoding LacI family DNA-binding transcriptional regulator, with product MTARLADIAAQAGVSEATVSRVLNGKPGVAAATRESVLAALDVLGYERPVRLRQRSAGLVGLITPELENPIFPALAQVIGQALTRQGYTPVLATQTPGGSTEDELTEMLVDRGVSGIIFVSGLHADTTADMQRYEQLRAQGVPYVLVNGFSPKVQAPFISPDDRAAMRLAVTHLASLGHTRIGLALGPRRFVPVLRKIEGFQAAMQDSFGLLQDESAKLIQHSLYTLEGGQAAASALISSGCTAVVCASDMMALGAIRAARQLGLDVPRDISVVGFDDSPLIAFTDPPMTTIRQPVTAMGQAAVRALLEEIGGTPAPHSEFVFMTELVVRGSTASGPGSETGSTPRS from the coding sequence ATGACCGCACGGCTTGCCGACATCGCAGCCCAGGCGGGGGTCAGTGAAGCGACGGTCAGCCGGGTACTCAACGGCAAACCGGGGGTCGCGGCGGCCACCCGCGAATCCGTACTCGCCGCACTCGACGTGCTCGGATACGAGCGTCCCGTACGGCTGCGGCAACGCAGTGCGGGACTCGTCGGGCTGATCACCCCCGAGCTGGAGAACCCCATCTTCCCGGCCCTGGCCCAGGTCATCGGCCAGGCGCTGACCCGGCAGGGCTACACCCCGGTCCTCGCCACCCAGACTCCGGGCGGATCCACGGAGGACGAGCTCACCGAGATGCTGGTGGACCGCGGGGTCTCGGGCATCATCTTCGTCTCCGGACTGCACGCGGACACCACGGCCGATATGCAGCGCTACGAGCAGCTGCGCGCTCAGGGCGTCCCGTACGTCCTGGTCAACGGCTTCTCGCCGAAGGTGCAGGCGCCCTTCATCTCCCCCGACGACCGGGCCGCGATGCGGCTGGCCGTCACCCATCTCGCGTCGCTGGGGCACACCAGGATCGGCCTCGCGCTGGGGCCGCGCCGCTTCGTGCCGGTGCTGCGCAAGATAGAGGGCTTCCAAGCGGCGATGCAGGACAGTTTCGGTCTGCTCCAGGACGAGAGCGCGAAGCTGATCCAGCACTCGCTCTACACCCTGGAGGGCGGGCAGGCCGCGGCATCCGCGCTGATCTCGTCCGGCTGCACGGCAGTGGTCTGCGCCAGCGACATGATGGCGCTCGGCGCGATCCGTGCCGCCCGCCAGCTCGGCCTCGACGTGCCGCGTGACATCTCGGTGGTCGGCTTCGACGACTCCCCGCTCATAGCGTTCACCGACCCGCCCATGACGACGATCAGGCAGCCGGTCACCGCCATGGGCCAGGCCGCGGTCCGGGCCCTGCTGGAGGAGATCGGCGGCACACCCGCGCCGCACAGCGAGTTCGTCTTCATGACGGAGCTGGTCGTCCGGGGTTCAACCGCTTCGGGCCCCGGTTCCGAGACCGGGTCAACGCCGCGTTCCTAG
- a CDS encoding glycoside hydrolase family 13 protein, whose amino-acid sequence MTQELTTAATGPASASPSGRAGWWRDAVIYQVYVRSFADSDGDGIGDLRGIRERLPYLAELGVDAVWLTPFYASPQADGGYDVADYRAVDPLFGGLDDAEALVDTAHRLGLRVIVDIVPNHTSERHRWFEAALAGGPADRARYHFRPGRGAEGELPPNDWESVFGGPAWSRTPDGDWYLHLFAPEQPDLNWDSQEVREEFDAVLRFWLDLGVDGFRIDVAHGMVKAAGLPDIGAREQVKMIGSQTLPFFDQDGVHEIHRSWRRLLDSYEGERIGVAEAWAPSPERLALYVRPDELHQAFNFQFLKCAWDAAAMRSVIDGSLAATASVGAPTTWVLSNHDVVRHVTRYGDGPTGLRRARAAALLTLALPGSAYIYQGDELGLPEVTDLPDGLRQDPSFFRNAGQDGLRDGCRVPIPWAEDGPSYGFGPGAGWLPQPGNWKERSVAAQSGDPHSTLELYRSALALRRRLEGPNGRPLQWLEAPAGVLAFSRPGLVCTLNTLAVPAELPAPGRPLLSTSAPVIDGDSVRIPGESCTWWAI is encoded by the coding sequence ATGACGCAGGAGCTCACCACCGCAGCCACCGGCCCCGCATCCGCATCACCCTCAGGCCGGGCCGGCTGGTGGCGGGACGCGGTGATCTACCAGGTGTACGTGCGGTCCTTCGCGGACAGCGACGGTGACGGCATCGGCGACCTGCGGGGCATCCGCGAGCGGCTGCCCTATCTCGCGGAGCTGGGCGTGGACGCGGTCTGGCTCACCCCCTTCTACGCCTCACCGCAGGCGGACGGCGGATACGACGTCGCGGACTACCGGGCGGTGGATCCTCTCTTCGGCGGGCTCGACGACGCCGAAGCGCTGGTGGACACCGCACACCGTCTCGGACTGCGGGTGATCGTGGACATCGTCCCGAACCACACATCCGAACGGCACCGCTGGTTCGAGGCGGCACTGGCCGGCGGACCCGCCGACCGGGCCCGCTACCATTTCCGCCCGGGTCGGGGCGCGGAGGGTGAACTGCCGCCCAATGACTGGGAGTCGGTGTTCGGCGGGCCGGCCTGGAGCCGTACCCCGGACGGCGACTGGTACCTCCATCTGTTCGCGCCCGAGCAGCCCGACCTCAACTGGGACAGCCAGGAGGTGCGCGAGGAGTTCGACGCGGTACTGCGCTTCTGGCTCGACCTCGGTGTCGACGGTTTCCGTATCGATGTCGCCCACGGCATGGTCAAGGCCGCCGGGCTGCCGGACATCGGCGCCCGCGAGCAGGTGAAGATGATCGGCTCCCAGACGCTCCCCTTCTTCGACCAGGACGGTGTGCACGAGATCCACCGCTCCTGGCGGCGGCTGCTCGACTCCTACGAAGGGGAGCGCATCGGGGTCGCCGAAGCGTGGGCCCCGTCCCCGGAGCGGCTCGCGCTGTATGTGCGCCCCGACGAACTGCACCAGGCCTTCAACTTCCAGTTCCTCAAGTGCGCCTGGGACGCGGCGGCGATGCGTTCGGTCATCGACGGGTCGCTGGCCGCCACCGCGTCGGTCGGCGCCCCCACCACCTGGGTCCTGTCCAACCACGATGTCGTCCGCCATGTCACGCGGTACGGCGACGGACCCACCGGACTGCGCCGGGCCCGGGCCGCAGCGCTGCTGACCTTGGCCCTGCCCGGGTCCGCGTACATCTACCAGGGCGACGAGCTGGGGCTGCCCGAGGTCACCGATCTGCCCGACGGTCTCCGGCAGGACCCCTCCTTCTTCCGCAACGCCGGGCAGGACGGCCTGCGGGACGGCTGCCGGGTGCCCATCCCCTGGGCCGAGGACGGCCCGTCGTACGGCTTCGGGCCAGGCGCCGGGTGGCTGCCGCAGCCCGGCAACTGGAAGGAGCGCTCGGTTGCCGCACAGTCCGGCGACCCGCACTCCACACTCGAGCTCTACCGCAGCGCGCTGGCGCTCCGGCGCCGGCTGGAGGGTCCGAACGGGAGGCCGCTGCAATGGCTCGAAGCACCGGCGGGCGTCCTGGCCTTCAGCCGCCCCGGGCTTGTGTGCACGCTCAACACCCTCGCCGTCCCTGCCGAACTGCCCGCCCCCGGCAGGCCGCTTCTCTCCACTTCGGCTCCCGTCATCGATGGGGACTCTGTTCGCATTCCCGGCGAATCCTGCACCTGGTGGGCAATCTGA
- a CDS encoding extracellular solute-binding protein, with protein MRRGIAATALVATLALAATACGGDSGSSKSDGPVTITWWDTSNATNEGPTYKALVKKFEKANPGIKVNYVNVPFDTAQNKFTTAAGSKGAPDVMRSDVGWTPGFVKSQFLAPLDDSAAVASAGGIDPTLLKQAQVNGKQYGVPLVTDTLGLLWNKELLKKAGYDKAPTTLAEVKAVAKAVESKTDAEGFWLHDDSYYLMPFLYGEGTDMVDAGAKKITVNSAPAAKAVNEAKTLLGSPGVHKLDVTANKYANMQDAFVNGKVAMIVQGPWELTNIYKGAAFKDASNLGISPVPAGSTGNAGAPLGGHNLVAYAGQDAAHLKASEKFIGFMTSAPSQTDITLKNGTLPTRSDAVTPAVQKEPGVSEFQALLQNGKARPALPQYSSLYADLLTNYTKILQGKSSTQSGLDATAKSYKKLLPDFTD; from the coding sequence ATGCGACGTGGCATAGCGGCCACCGCTCTGGTAGCGACCCTGGCACTCGCGGCGACGGCTTGCGGCGGCGACAGCGGCAGCAGCAAGTCCGACGGGCCTGTCACCATCACCTGGTGGGACACATCGAACGCGACGAACGAAGGGCCTACCTACAAGGCGCTCGTCAAGAAGTTCGAGAAGGCCAACCCGGGTATCAAGGTCAACTACGTCAACGTCCCGTTCGACACGGCGCAGAACAAGTTCACCACCGCTGCCGGCAGCAAGGGCGCCCCTGACGTCATGCGCTCCGACGTCGGCTGGACGCCGGGCTTCGTGAAGTCGCAGTTCCTGGCCCCGCTGGACGACTCCGCCGCGGTCGCCAGCGCCGGCGGGATCGACCCGACGCTGCTGAAGCAGGCCCAGGTCAACGGCAAGCAGTACGGCGTACCACTGGTCACCGACACCCTCGGTCTGCTCTGGAACAAGGAGCTGCTGAAGAAGGCCGGATACGACAAGGCGCCGACCACGCTCGCCGAGGTCAAGGCCGTCGCCAAGGCCGTGGAGTCCAAGACCGACGCCGAGGGCTTCTGGCTGCACGACGACTCCTACTACCTGATGCCCTTCCTCTACGGCGAGGGCACCGACATGGTCGACGCCGGCGCCAAGAAGATCACCGTCAACAGCGCCCCCGCGGCCAAGGCGGTCAACGAGGCCAAGACGCTCCTCGGCTCGCCCGGTGTGCACAAGCTCGACGTGACCGCCAACAAGTACGCGAACATGCAGGACGCGTTCGTCAACGGCAAGGTCGCGATGATCGTCCAGGGCCCCTGGGAGCTGACGAACATCTACAAGGGCGCCGCCTTCAAGGACGCCTCCAACCTCGGCATCTCCCCGGTCCCCGCCGGCTCCACCGGTAACGCCGGTGCCCCGCTCGGCGGCCACAACCTGGTCGCGTACGCCGGTCAGGACGCCGCCCACCTGAAGGCGTCGGAGAAGTTCATCGGCTTCATGACCTCCGCCCCTTCGCAGACGGACATCACGCTCAAGAACGGCACCCTGCCGACCCGTTCGGACGCCGTCACCCCGGCGGTCCAGAAGGAGCCGGGCGTCTCCGAGTTCCAGGCGCTGCTCCAGAACGGCAAGGCCCGCCCGGCGCTGCCCCAGTACAGCTCGCTCTACGCGGACCTGCTGACCAACTACACGAAGATCCTGCAGGGCAAGTCGAGCACGCAGAGCGGCCTCGACGCCACCGCGAAGAGCTACAAGAAGCTCCTTCCGGACTTCACCGACTGA
- a CDS encoding carbohydrate ABC transporter permease — protein MTVAVQGGAGRGRTGPFSRIKQSYNKHWYAWAMVAPVVLVLIALVLIPLIRGVYLTFTDATSDNVGRTIGVNHIPDSFKWVGLQHYREILSGADGQFWPHFAWTVIWTVACVALHYGIGLSLAMMLNRKMRGRTLYRILLILPWAVPTFVTVFSWRLILADDGGILNTVLGALHLPEPGWLSDTTWQRVAAIGVNTWVGVPFMMLSLLGGLQAVPAELYEAAEMDGATGWQRFRHITLPGLRPVSATVILLGTIWTFNQFNVIFLLFGATGGEDTQILITWAYRLGFGQTPRDYAGAATYGVLVLSMLIVFATFYRRWQARGEQTVLR, from the coding sequence ATGACCGTCGCCGTTCAGGGCGGGGCCGGCCGGGGCCGGACCGGCCCGTTCAGCCGGATCAAGCAGTCGTACAACAAGCATTGGTACGCCTGGGCCATGGTGGCCCCGGTCGTTCTCGTCCTCATCGCGCTGGTGCTCATCCCGCTGATCCGCGGCGTCTACCTCACCTTCACGGACGCCACCAGTGACAACGTCGGCCGCACGATCGGCGTCAACCACATCCCCGACTCGTTCAAGTGGGTCGGCCTCCAGCACTACCGGGAGATCCTCTCCGGGGCCGACGGCCAGTTCTGGCCGCACTTCGCCTGGACGGTCATCTGGACCGTGGCCTGCGTGGCCCTGCACTACGGCATCGGGCTCTCGCTCGCGATGATGCTGAACCGGAAGATGCGCGGCCGCACCCTCTACCGGATTCTGCTGATCCTGCCGTGGGCCGTCCCCACCTTCGTCACCGTCTTCTCCTGGCGGCTGATCCTCGCCGACGACGGCGGCATCCTGAACACCGTGCTCGGTGCGCTGCATCTGCCGGAGCCCGGCTGGCTGAGCGACACCACATGGCAGCGCGTCGCCGCCATCGGGGTCAACACCTGGGTCGGTGTGCCGTTCATGATGCTCTCGCTGCTCGGCGGACTCCAGGCCGTGCCGGCCGAACTGTACGAGGCTGCCGAGATGGACGGCGCCACCGGCTGGCAGCGCTTCCGGCACATCACCCTGCCGGGGCTGCGTCCGGTCAGTGCCACGGTGATCCTGCTCGGCACCATCTGGACCTTCAACCAGTTCAATGTGATCTTCCTGCTGTTCGGCGCCACCGGCGGCGAGGACACCCAGATCCTGATCACCTGGGCCTACCGGCTCGGCTTCGGGCAGACCCCCCGCGACTACGCGGGCGCGGCGACGTACGGCGTGCTCGTGCTCTCCATGCTCATCGTCTTCGCCACCTTCTACCGGCGCTGGCAGGCCCGCGGCGAACAGACGGTCCTCCGGTGA
- a CDS encoding sugar ABC transporter permease, giving the protein MSVTTAGRTAAPASAVPSARAGRRPLQRGERGRGASALLHGGLILASFIAAFPVLWIAWISLGPDKTDFLHPGAIAHKMSLSNYSFVIEHTDFLKWFANSVIVSLGTTVLGVFIAASSGYAVSRMRFPGHRQLMWTFLVTQMFPIAILIVPLYNILANLGLLDTYWALILAYCTTAVPYCAWLLKGYFDTIPQEIDEAGRVDGLTPFGTFYRLILPLARPGLAVAAFYTFLTAWAEVAFASTFMLSSDKYTLAVGLQTYVSEHDTQWNLMAATSVLIALPAAVFFYLVQRHLVSGLSAGAAKS; this is encoded by the coding sequence ATGAGCGTCACCACCGCCGGCCGCACGGCCGCACCGGCATCCGCGGTTCCCTCCGCCCGCGCCGGGCGGAGGCCCCTGCAACGCGGGGAGCGCGGCAGAGGGGCCTCCGCGCTGCTGCACGGCGGGCTGATCCTGGCGAGTTTCATCGCGGCCTTCCCGGTGCTGTGGATCGCCTGGATCTCGCTCGGCCCCGACAAGACCGACTTCCTGCACCCGGGCGCCATCGCGCACAAGATGAGCCTGTCGAACTACTCGTTCGTCATCGAGCACACCGACTTCCTCAAGTGGTTCGCCAACTCGGTGATCGTCTCGCTGGGCACCACGGTGCTCGGTGTGTTCATCGCTGCCAGCTCCGGCTACGCGGTCTCCCGGATGCGCTTCCCCGGCCACCGGCAGCTGATGTGGACCTTCCTGGTCACCCAGATGTTCCCCATCGCGATCCTGATCGTGCCGCTCTACAACATCCTGGCCAACCTCGGTCTGCTGGACACCTACTGGGCGCTGATCCTCGCCTACTGCACCACCGCGGTCCCGTACTGCGCGTGGCTGCTCAAGGGGTACTTCGACACCATCCCGCAGGAGATCGACGAGGCCGGACGGGTCGACGGGCTCACCCCCTTCGGCACCTTCTACCGACTGATCCTGCCGCTGGCCAGGCCCGGTCTCGCGGTCGCCGCGTTCTACACCTTCCTGACCGCCTGGGCGGAGGTGGCCTTCGCGTCCACCTTCATGCTCAGTTCCGACAAGTACACGCTGGCCGTCGGTCTGCAGACCTATGTCAGCGAGCACGACACCCAGTGGAACCTGATGGCGGCCACCTCGGTGCTCATCGCGCTGCCCGCAGCGGTCTTCTTCTATCTGGTTCAGCGCCATCTGGTCAGCGGACTCTCGGCCGGCGCCGCGAAGTCCTGA